CAAATTTCCATATCCTAGCAAGAACATTCCATGCATGCAACATTTGTACGTAAATtttgtgttaattgttttggttAAATTAATCCCATAGTTTAATTTCTTACAGAAAAACTTTTCGATCGATTATGTTTCCGCTTAAGCTTCCGAAACGTATCAGCTTTACGGCTTCCGTTGATTGGTTTTATCGGCATTATTTTGCCAATGCCGGTCTCCGCTCAGTTTTAACAAATCTGGGTGACGGCACCACCATCCATTGCTGGGTGCCTAAATCCCCCAAATCCTACAAACCCACCCTTCTCCTTCTCCACGGCTTTGGAGCCAATGCTATGTGGCAATACGGCGAGCATCTCCGCCACTTCACCACCCGCTTCAATGTGTACGTGCCCGATCTCCTCTTCTTTGGGCACTCTTACACGTCACGCCTGGAACGTACAGAGTCGTTCCAGGCACAGTCCATAATAAGGTTGATGAAGTCACATGGGGTTGGGAAGATGAGCATGGTGGGGATAAGCTATGGTGGTTTTGTGGCGTACAACGTGGCTGTGCAGTGTCCGGAGATGGTAGAGAGGGTGGCGCTGTGTTGCGCCGGGGTGtgcttggaggagaaggatatGGAAGAAGGGTTGTTTAGGGTTTCAGATTTGGATGAGGCTGCAAGCATTTTGTTGCCTCAGACTCCAGAGAAGCTGAAGGAATTGATGAGGTATTCATTTTTCAAGCCCGCCAAGGGTCTGCCCTCCTTTTTTCTCGCGGATTTCATTCATGTACGTAAGCAGCCTTTAAATCTATTTTCCTACTCTGCACATGCTTATTAGCTGAATTTTTGAAGTATACttttcaactaaaaaaaaacataaatttctgTAATATTTTTATAGGTCATGTGTACAGACTATGTAGAAGAGAAGAGAGACTTGATCCGGGCTATACTAACGGAGAGAAAGCTGTCTGATCTACCCAAGATCTCACAGGTGACTATTTCTCCCCTTATTGCTTATGTAGACTTGAAGTTATTTAATTGGAgttgtttgataaccatttcagtttttagttCGTAAAAATTTAATCGGTagctatttttaattttcagaagGCAAATTTTGAATACTCAAAACAGTTGAtgttggtttttggtttttagtagGAGCTGTATTTATCACACCCCTCTTGAATTATGGAGATTGAATTAGATAAATCAACGAACATAATTTAACATAGgtgtttgtttattattttcctttctaaaaactgaaatagttttcaaacaaatttttaattCTAGTTTTTACAGATAAAT
This genomic stretch from Pyrus communis chromosome 2, drPyrComm1.1, whole genome shotgun sequence harbors:
- the LOC137722942 gene encoding uncharacterized protein; the encoded protein is MFPLKLPKRISFTASVDWFYRHYFANAGLRSVLTNLGDGTTIHCWVPKSPKSYKPTLLLLHGFGANAMWQYGEHLRHFTTRFNVYVPDLLFFGHSYTSRLERTESFQAQSIIRLMKSHGVGKMSMVGISYGGFVAYNVAVQCPEMVERVALCCAGVCLEEKDMEEGLFRVSDLDEAASILLPQTPEKLKELMRYSFFKPAKGLPSFFLADFIHVMCTDYVEEKRDLIRAILTERKLSDLPKISQPTLVIWGQEDQIFPVELGYRLKSHVGKGAELVVIKNAGHAVNLEKPKEFAKHLKSFLCDSHSTPPSPPTWKDHFHFTSTKCINS